The Juglans regia cultivar Chandler chromosome 10, Walnut 2.0, whole genome shotgun sequence genome includes the window TTATTTCCCCGTGGACTATGCGTTCTTTGATGGAGCAAACAAGCCTGTTAGGGATGGTGATTTACTTTACACCAACGTGTTTGATGCAAATCTGGACACACTATTTTCGGCTATGTCTAGAGCTGGTTACCCAGATATGCAGATCATAGTTGGTGAAGTAGGGTGGCCAACTGATGGCGAAGAGAATGCAAATATCCAGAATGCAAAGAGATTCAACCAGGGATTGCTCCGACATGCTATAAGTGGAAACGGAACCCCTCTGAGGAAAGGTGTAATTGACATATATCTGTTCAGCCTCATCGATGAGAATGCTAAAAGCGTTGCTCCTGGAAGCTTTGAAAGGCACTGGGGGATATTTGAGTATGATGGAAAACCCAAATATGAATTGGATCTGTCGGGTTTGCAACAGGATAAGGGTCTAGTACCAGTGGAAGATGTGAAATACTTGCCCAAAAGGTGGTGTGTTCTGAACCCACATGCAAGGGATTTAGAGGATCTGGCAGATAACATTGACTATGCTTGTAGCATTTCAGATTGCACTGTTTTGGGGTACGGATCTTCCTGTAATCATCTGAGCCTCAAAGGGAATGCCTCTTATGCATTTAACATGTATTATCAAGTTCATGATCAGCAGAGTTGGGACTGTGATTTTTCTGGGTTGGCTGTGGTGACTGATGAGGATCCATCTGATGAGAACTGCCCATTCCCGGTGATGATTGCTTATGGTTCTTCATTGCTGCGGCATGGGGGAGTTTCAGACACATTAGTAAAAATCGTTGGGGGATATATGTTGGTGGTTTTTCTGCTATATCTGAGTATAGGGGACCTACATGTCCATTAGTAGCCATTGTAGGGAGATACACATGACTGTTTTTGTTTCTGCCATGGCCCATAACTTCTCAGGTATGGTATCGATGCATAGGCATTGTTTTTGTGCAGCTTAAGTAGCTCTGTTCTGCTAGATTGTGTTATAAAGTTGTAGGATCTTTTGGTTTCCAGGTGGAAATTCTTAGCgtttctcattttcatttacCTTGTCATGTCTAGCGCGCATTCGTGTAGGATAATTTGAATTGCCTTCTATAACTACTGCCTTGTGTGCATGCCACGTCCATACactgtaaaataaattttattaaaataagatttataaattgaagGGCAAGGGAACCCTTCCAAACACCTCAATGT containing:
- the LOC109004125 gene encoding glucan endo-1,3-beta-glucosidase 8-like — translated: MTVQTVLFLVFMTMVYNGLGIGVNWGTQATNQLPAEKVVKMLMDNGFDKLKLFDADEKILSALRGTDIEVMLAIPNKMLQKMSEDPGAADSWVDANVTSYTYNGGVNIKYVAVGNEPFLTAYNGSYLQCTLPALKNIQRALNHAGFGNKIKVTVPFNADIYFSPNSNPVPSAGDFRPELRDPTIEIIQFLYVNNAPFTVNSYPFLSLYYGDDYFPVDYAFFDGANKPVRDGDLLYTNVFDANLDTLFSAMSRAGYPDMQIIVGEVGWPTDGEENANIQNAKRFNQGLLRHAISGNGTPLRKGVIDIYLFSLIDENAKSVAPGSFERHWGIFEYDGKPKYELDLSGLQQDKGLVPVEDVKYLPKRWCVLNPHARDLEDLADNIDYACSISDCTVLGYGSSCNHLSLKGNASYAFNMYYQVHDQQSWDCDFSGLAVVTDEDPSDENCPFPVMIAYGSSLLRHGGVSDTLVKIVGGYMLVVFLLYLSIGDLHVH